A genomic segment from Gemmatimonas sp. encodes:
- a CDS encoding Stp1/IreP family PP2C-type Ser/Thr phosphatase, with protein sequence MQLSVAAGTDVGRIRAGNEDSLYADADQERGLFIVADGMGGHAAGEVASEMAVQIVARDLTDVRDLTGNPPLSRMGEALKAANRAIYERTIQEADKQGMGTTASCIMIGQGRWIIGHIGDSRIYLLRDGALRQLTKDHSYVQEQVDAGFLTPEQARYHPYSNVITRCVGANAAVEADVLQGEIQNGDLYLVASDGLTGMVEDPQLKKILESKQTPGRMVDAMITEANRRGGLDNITAIVVQVLQVHGTGSTGTTGEQAAVSHA encoded by the coding sequence GTGCAGCTATCCGTCGCCGCCGGCACAGATGTCGGGCGCATTCGGGCAGGCAACGAAGACAGCCTTTATGCGGACGCCGATCAGGAGCGAGGGCTCTTTATCGTTGCGGATGGCATGGGCGGTCACGCCGCAGGCGAAGTGGCCAGCGAGATGGCAGTGCAGATCGTTGCGCGCGACCTCACTGATGTCCGCGACCTGACCGGCAACCCGCCGCTCTCTCGTATGGGTGAAGCGCTCAAGGCCGCCAATCGGGCCATCTACGAGCGCACCATCCAGGAAGCCGACAAGCAGGGTATGGGCACGACGGCCTCCTGCATCATGATCGGGCAGGGACGTTGGATCATCGGCCACATCGGTGATTCACGCATCTACCTCCTGCGGGATGGCGCCCTTCGCCAGCTCACCAAGGACCACTCCTATGTTCAGGAGCAGGTCGACGCCGGCTTCCTCACCCCCGAGCAAGCGCGTTACCACCCCTACAGCAACGTGATTACCCGTTGCGTGGGCGCCAACGCCGCCGTCGAGGCCGACGTGCTCCAGGGTGAGATCCAGAACGGCGATCTCTATCTCGTCGCGTCAGACGGCCTCACCGGTATGGTCGAGGATCCGCAACTCAAGAAAATTCTCGAGTCCAAGCAGACCCCAGGGCGCATGGTCGATGCGATGATCACCGAAGCGAATCGTCGCGGTGGACTCGACAACATCACGGCCATCGTCGTGCAGGTGCTTCAGGTCCATGGCACCGGCAGCACCGGCACCACGGGCGAGCAGGCTGCCGTTTCACATGCCTGA
- a CDS encoding HD domain-containing protein, whose translation MEILRDPLWNNIRLDPLALALLETPVVQRLRYVRQLGLAFLVYPGATHSRFEHALGAWHLAGVALRLLEERGALEGIDARAQQIVRAAALLHDVGHYPFSHALEEIGVTHHEQVAYPLITSGPVAAVLRRTLGESAPDEVFALITGRSTDALQGLISGSLDLDKIEYLKRDATMCGVPYGEIDVDRLLNSLVIVQTPERTTRMVGVHEKGLSALESLLFAKYQMYRNVYWHHAVRSATAMYKRLVAVALDSGHVASDKVAQFTDEGLLVHLDVPSLPTEARAMLDGLRFRRLHKRAYECPAATLGEEVGEWIASDFHLTRRVEDAFARELGLPAGAVLLDYPAKTQMLGLDIPMQRRDGRVEQLTAAGWEGAINLPRLSEELYRSARRLRVFTTDRAPVPEARVLAALREDAEVVRARLDAGTALLG comes from the coding sequence ATGGAGATTCTTCGCGACCCGCTCTGGAACAACATCCGACTCGATCCGCTCGCGCTGGCACTGCTGGAAACGCCGGTGGTGCAGCGCCTGCGCTACGTGCGCCAACTCGGACTCGCCTTCCTGGTTTATCCAGGTGCGACACATTCCAGATTCGAGCACGCGCTCGGTGCCTGGCACCTTGCCGGCGTGGCCCTCCGCCTGCTCGAAGAACGCGGCGCCCTCGAGGGCATCGATGCGCGCGCCCAGCAGATCGTGCGAGCGGCGGCACTACTGCACGACGTCGGGCATTATCCGTTCTCGCATGCGCTCGAAGAGATCGGTGTCACGCACCATGAGCAGGTGGCGTATCCGCTGATCACCTCGGGTCCCGTGGCCGCTGTGCTGCGCCGCACCCTCGGCGAATCGGCCCCCGACGAAGTGTTCGCCCTGATCACCGGTCGCAGCACGGATGCGCTGCAGGGACTCATCTCGGGTTCGCTCGATCTCGACAAAATCGAGTATCTGAAACGCGACGCGACGATGTGCGGCGTGCCGTATGGTGAAATCGATGTGGATCGCCTGCTCAATTCACTGGTGATCGTGCAGACACCAGAGCGTACCACGCGCATGGTCGGCGTGCACGAGAAAGGCCTCTCAGCACTCGAGTCATTGCTGTTCGCGAAATACCAGATGTACCGCAACGTGTATTGGCATCATGCGGTGCGCAGTGCGACGGCGATGTACAAACGACTGGTCGCGGTCGCACTCGACTCCGGACATGTGGCATCGGACAAGGTCGCACAATTCACGGATGAAGGGCTGCTCGTACATCTCGATGTGCCCTCGTTGCCGACCGAGGCCCGCGCTATGCTGGACGGATTGCGCTTCCGTCGTTTGCATAAGCGTGCCTACGAGTGTCCCGCCGCTACCCTGGGGGAGGAGGTGGGCGAGTGGATCGCCAGCGATTTCCATCTCACGCGGCGCGTGGAAGATGCGTTCGCGCGCGAGCTTGGACTGCCGGCCGGCGCCGTGTTGCTCGACTATCCGGCGAAGACGCAGATGCTGGGGCTCGATATCCCCATGCAGCGTCGCGACGGTCGCGTGGAACAGCTCACGGCCGCCGGGTGGGAAGGTGCGATCAACTTGCCGCGGCTCAGCGAAGAACTCTACCGCAGCGCACGGCGGCTGCGTGTGTTCACCACCGATCGTGCGCCGGTTCCCGAAGCCCGCGTGCTTGCCGCACTCCGTGAAGACGCCGAGGTGGTGCGAGCCCGACTCGATGCCGGGACCGCACTCCTCGGTTAG
- a CDS encoding ABC transporter ATP-binding protein: protein MPGTAPTTSSADDEALGKAYDARLVRRLLAYVRPYRPLVVAALACIMIQSGMQLVGPLLTRWVIDRALPAKDVGLVMQVAFMYAALLVAQFGAAFGETMFTSLLGQRVMRDLRRELFERLQRLPVAYFDRNPVGRLVTRVTSDVEALNELFTSGVVAGVGDLFTLLAIGVVMLSVDWQLAMASFVVIPLVLVASRVFQNSVRTAYRDIRTRLARLNAFIGERIGGMRIVQLFGREAHEVRRFDALNQSHLDAHLKSIRVYALYFPVIEFLTTFALASLLVTAGFRVGSSAITVGTVAAFLQLVRRFFQPLQDLSEKYNILQAAMAASERIFGLLDTPVAAGGASTPDRDARVGALRSAGVTVAFEDVWFAYDREQGVSDDHSPASQRAADALRPTAAGAAESAARWVLKGVSFRVAPGQEIALVGHTGAGKTTIVNLLLRFYEPQRGRILVNGVDIRELPVDVLRAVIGYVQQDIFLFAGDVAGNLRLDADIDDETLAASAARVGADRVIARLPGGWHHELAERGGGVSVGERQLLAFARAVAADPALLILDEATSAVDSHIEAEIQRAVSELMRGRTTIAIAHRLSTIVEADEILVLHHGEVVERGTHRALLAGQGLYDRLFRLQVGEPEGVHPGDPPARPPEESPPGGDTDLSASSATRLPTDATLG from the coding sequence ATGCCCGGGACCGCACCCACCACGTCATCAGCCGACGACGAAGCACTCGGTAAAGCGTACGACGCGCGCCTCGTGCGGCGCTTGCTGGCATACGTGCGCCCGTATCGTCCCTTGGTCGTCGCGGCGCTGGCCTGCATCATGATCCAGTCCGGAATGCAGTTGGTTGGACCGCTGCTCACCCGCTGGGTGATCGATCGCGCGTTGCCGGCCAAGGACGTCGGCTTGGTGATGCAGGTGGCGTTCATGTACGCCGCGCTCCTCGTGGCCCAGTTCGGTGCGGCGTTCGGCGAGACCATGTTCACGTCGCTGCTGGGACAGCGCGTCATGCGCGATCTGCGACGGGAGCTGTTCGAACGGTTGCAACGTCTCCCAGTCGCGTACTTCGACCGGAATCCGGTGGGGCGGTTGGTCACGCGGGTCACCAGTGACGTCGAGGCGCTCAACGAGCTGTTCACGTCGGGCGTGGTGGCCGGCGTCGGTGACCTGTTCACTCTGCTGGCCATTGGCGTCGTCATGCTGTCTGTGGATTGGCAGCTGGCTATGGCGTCCTTCGTGGTCATTCCGCTGGTCCTGGTCGCGTCGCGGGTGTTTCAGAATTCCGTGCGAACCGCCTATCGCGACATCCGTACGCGGCTGGCGCGCCTGAATGCCTTCATCGGTGAGCGGATCGGCGGCATGCGCATCGTGCAGCTCTTCGGTCGGGAGGCGCACGAGGTCCGGCGTTTCGACGCCCTCAATCAGTCGCATCTCGACGCGCATCTGAAGTCGATCCGGGTGTACGCCCTGTATTTCCCCGTGATCGAATTCCTCACCACCTTCGCCTTGGCCAGTCTGCTCGTGACGGCCGGCTTCCGGGTGGGGAGCAGCGCGATCACGGTCGGCACGGTGGCGGCCTTTCTGCAGCTCGTCCGTCGCTTCTTCCAGCCGCTCCAGGATCTCTCTGAGAAGTACAACATCCTGCAGGCCGCCATGGCCGCATCGGAGCGGATCTTCGGCCTGCTTGATACGCCGGTGGCGGCCGGGGGGGCGTCTACGCCCGATCGGGACGCGCGGGTGGGCGCCCTCCGATCGGCCGGCGTGACGGTGGCGTTCGAGGATGTCTGGTTTGCGTACGACCGGGAGCAGGGGGTGTCGGACGACCACTCGCCCGCCTCGCAGCGTGCGGCCGACGCGCTCCGCCCGACTGCGGCCGGTGCTGCGGAGTCGGCCGCCCGCTGGGTGCTCAAGGGCGTCAGTTTTCGCGTGGCACCCGGGCAGGAAATCGCGCTGGTCGGTCACACCGGCGCCGGAAAGACCACGATCGTGAACCTGCTGCTCCGCTTCTACGAGCCGCAGCGCGGGCGCATTCTGGTCAATGGGGTCGATATCCGGGAACTCCCGGTGGACGTGCTGCGCGCGGTCATCGGGTATGTGCAGCAGGACATCTTCCTCTTCGCCGGCGATGTGGCCGGCAATCTCCGACTCGATGCCGACATCGACGACGAGACGCTCGCCGCGTCTGCCGCCCGGGTAGGGGCCGACCGGGTGATCGCGCGTCTCCCCGGTGGTTGGCACCACGAGCTGGCCGAACGTGGTGGCGGGGTCAGTGTCGGCGAGCGTCAGTTGCTCGCCTTTGCGCGCGCCGTCGCGGCCGACCCGGCCTTGCTGATCCTCGATGAGGCCACCAGCGCGGTGGATTCCCATATCGAAGCGGAGATTCAGCGGGCCGTCTCGGAGCTCATGCGCGGCCGGACCACGATCGCCATTGCGCACCGCCTCAGCACGATCGTCGAGGCCGACGAGATTCTCGTCTTGCATCACGGCGAGGTCGTCGAGCGGGGCACCCATCGCGCGCTGCTGGCCGGTCAGGGCCTCTACGATCGGCTCTTTCGATTGCAGGTGGGCGAGCCGGAAGGCGTCCATCCGGGCGATCCGCCGGCCCGTCCGCCCGAGGAATCGCCCCCCGGCGGGGACACGGATCTGTCGGCGAGCTCGGCGACGCGCTTGCCAACCGACGCAACTCTCGGGTAG
- a CDS encoding thioredoxin family protein has translation MLHTRLRARVMAALSAALVALAGSPTSAVAASRPGCVIGQDSTLLSLFNSGQSFPDFLAAAKARREGWLKMADSARVDDALVARAKAVGGTWHLLVVAIDACGDSMNNVPYLAKLSELVPGLDLRIVLPVNGRPVQDSHRSLDGRTATPTIVLLDSNGNDVGCIVELPREIRDWAHGVRGRVSSDSLHAGIRTFYAGNRGVAITTEAVEMLEAAKAGAPRCSRGS, from the coding sequence ATGCTCCACACGCGACTTCGCGCCCGCGTCATGGCCGCACTGTCGGCGGCCCTCGTCGCCCTCGCCGGTTCGCCGACGTCTGCCGTCGCGGCGAGTCGCCCGGGCTGCGTGATCGGGCAGGACAGCACCTTGCTGTCGTTGTTCAACAGTGGGCAGAGCTTTCCGGACTTCCTTGCCGCGGCCAAGGCGCGCCGGGAAGGGTGGCTCAAAATGGCCGATAGTGCGCGGGTAGATGACGCGCTGGTGGCCCGCGCCAAGGCGGTGGGTGGTACCTGGCATCTGCTGGTGGTCGCCATTGACGCCTGCGGCGACTCGATGAACAACGTGCCCTATCTGGCGAAGCTGTCGGAGTTGGTACCTGGGCTCGACTTGCGCATTGTGCTGCCGGTGAACGGCCGGCCCGTGCAGGATTCGCATCGCTCGCTCGACGGTCGCACCGCGACGCCCACCATCGTGCTGCTGGACAGCAATGGGAACGACGTGGGGTGCATTGTGGAACTACCGCGCGAGATCCGCGACTGGGCGCACGGTGTGCGCGGCCGCGTCAGCAGCGATTCGCTGCACGCCGGCATCCGCACGTTCTACGCTGGCAACCGCGGCGTGGCGATTACCACCGAAGCGGTGGAGATGCTGGAAGCGGCGAAGGCCGGAGCGCCGCGCTGCTCGCGCGGCTCCTGA
- a CDS encoding TonB-dependent receptor, whose translation MTHTSFFLRRLLGAIGLLFVCSLQLAAQAVDIIRGRVLGTDAQAIPNVLVTATTLSGNVSRSSRTDKNGRYTISFPGGEGDYWVTFSAVGLGPRRYQVKRTADQEILIADARMAPATITLDAVQVTERAAASRTDTVSDVSGTEKTVDDATAGFLNADQLGDLAAMASAIPGVQLLLGADGAADAFSVFGLGGDQNNTQLNGLNFGDAALPRDASVSTSLATSSYDVSRGGFSGGQLQVRTRSGSNFIRRTLSGNLITPQMQWLDQTGLATGQQYTNMSLGGSASGPIKADRAFFNSSFQYDRRLQDLQTLLSESSLGFETAGVAADSVARLLSILGSSNVPITVGGYSPQRIVNRATVLNSFDYVQANSNRGNTFAITLSGNYSGTAPVGGGGGGFGGFGGGAASLFTPTRDGTRDSYGGALQARHSGLLGFQGIFTESTIGYSMSRNASDPFAILPAGTVRVNSQLVDGSAAVSSLLFGGSPSLNTASTNASLAANNTLSWFSNDNRHRVKLTSELRRDDFSQNVAFNQYGSFSYNSLTDLQSNTPASFTRTLSPRTRTGSQLVGAMSLGDAWRPTNDVQVQYGVRVDGNHFSKGPQTNPAVLSAFGLDNAETPNRLYVSPRVGFSWTVGQADQMALLPGMIRAPRAVIRGGVGVFQNTPGVQLISNAIDNTGLPSALQQLTCFGSATPRPNWSAYAVDEANIPRTCADGTSGTVFANSSPNITLFVPDYQAQRSIRGNLQWAGAVLKNRFMFSVDGTYSRNQRQQGGVDLNFPGIQQFTLANELGRPVFVTPAAIVPTTGQVAWRQSRVADAFGRVTGQTSTLESESKQINMSLRPAVFNSHYNWSLAYVLADVREQYLGFNSTVGSPTGTEWSKSAFFSRHQIQYSFSYNAWDAVRISWNGNFRSGINYTPTINQDVNGDSYGNDRAFIYDPATVTDPALKAGLENLLATGTREAVSCLRGQLGQFASRNSCTSPWTMQGNLNISFNSLKIGLPQRANLNLQIANPLNGLDRLINGEAGLKGWGANPSPSGQLLFVRGFDATNNTFKYEVNERFGSTRPAQTTLRSTPMSITMTMSIDVGPTREQQQLLQQLDRGRSRAGNKPSLQQLRGTATSGIINPMQQLLQQSDTLKLTRKQADSLATLNRYFVLRSDSIWNPVTKFLSELPDKYSHDDAYGRYKDAREQTVDMLIKFAPGIKSLLTPAQIRILPASLVGFLDKRTLQGLRSGTAGGNQFGGGMGGMGRGGGGGGGGRGGN comes from the coding sequence GTGACCCATACCTCCTTCTTTCTCAGACGGCTCCTCGGCGCCATCGGATTGCTCTTCGTGTGCAGTCTGCAATTGGCCGCGCAGGCAGTCGATATCATCCGTGGCCGCGTGCTCGGCACCGACGCGCAGGCGATCCCCAATGTGCTCGTCACGGCGACGACACTGAGTGGCAACGTCAGCCGCTCTTCACGCACCGACAAGAATGGTCGCTACACGATCTCCTTCCCCGGCGGGGAAGGCGATTACTGGGTGACGTTCTCGGCCGTCGGCCTCGGCCCCCGTCGCTATCAGGTGAAGCGCACGGCGGATCAGGAAATCCTGATTGCCGATGCACGCATGGCGCCGGCGACGATCACGCTCGACGCCGTGCAGGTCACGGAACGGGCGGCGGCCTCGCGCACCGATACTGTCTCCGATGTGTCGGGCACCGAGAAGACGGTCGATGATGCGACGGCCGGCTTCCTCAACGCCGATCAGTTAGGCGATTTGGCCGCGATGGCGTCGGCGATTCCGGGCGTACAGTTGCTGCTTGGCGCCGACGGCGCCGCCGATGCCTTCTCGGTATTCGGACTGGGCGGCGACCAAAACAATACGCAGCTCAACGGCCTCAACTTCGGCGATGCCGCTCTGCCGCGCGATGCCAGCGTCTCCACCTCACTCGCCACGTCGTCGTACGACGTGTCGCGCGGGGGATTTTCCGGTGGACAGTTGCAGGTGCGTACGCGCTCCGGCTCGAACTTCATCCGGCGCACCCTCAGCGGCAACCTGATTACGCCGCAGATGCAGTGGCTCGACCAGACCGGGCTCGCCACTGGCCAGCAGTACACGAACATGTCGTTGGGGGGCTCGGCGTCGGGACCGATCAAGGCCGATCGCGCCTTCTTCAACTCGTCGTTCCAGTACGATCGTCGCTTGCAGGACCTGCAAACGCTCCTGAGCGAAAGCTCGCTGGGCTTCGAGACGGCCGGCGTGGCTGCTGACTCCGTCGCGCGTTTGCTCAGCATTCTCGGGTCCAGCAACGTGCCGATCACCGTGGGCGGGTACTCGCCGCAGCGTATCGTGAATCGCGCCACGGTCCTCAACAGCTTCGACTACGTGCAGGCCAATTCCAATCGTGGCAACACCTTCGCGATCACGCTATCGGGCAACTACTCGGGCACGGCGCCGGTGGGCGGCGGTGGTGGCGGCTTCGGTGGGTTCGGTGGCGGCGCGGCGAGTCTGTTCACGCCCACGCGTGACGGCACGCGCGACAGCTACGGCGGCGCCCTGCAGGCGCGTCACAGCGGCCTGCTCGGCTTCCAGGGCATCTTCACCGAAAGCACGATCGGCTACAGCATGAGCCGCAACGCATCTGATCCGTTCGCGATTCTTCCGGCTGGTACGGTTCGCGTGAACTCGCAGCTGGTCGATGGGTCGGCGGCGGTCAGTAGCTTGCTGTTCGGTGGTTCGCCGAGTCTGAACACGGCGTCGACCAACGCGTCGTTGGCGGCCAACAACACGCTGTCGTGGTTCTCCAACGACAACCGTCATCGCGTGAAGCTCACCAGTGAGCTGCGCCGCGACGACTTCTCGCAGAACGTCGCGTTCAATCAATACGGGTCGTTCAGCTACAACTCGTTGACCGACCTGCAGTCGAACACGCCGGCCTCATTTACCCGGACGTTGTCACCGCGCACGCGCACCGGCAGCCAGCTCGTGGGCGCCATGTCGCTGGGCGATGCCTGGCGCCCCACGAACGATGTGCAGGTGCAGTACGGCGTCCGCGTGGACGGCAATCATTTCTCGAAGGGACCGCAGACGAATCCCGCCGTGCTGTCGGCGTTCGGCTTGGACAACGCCGAGACGCCGAATCGCCTTTACGTAAGTCCGCGCGTCGGATTCTCGTGGACGGTGGGACAGGCCGATCAAATGGCACTGCTTCCGGGCATGATCCGCGCGCCGCGCGCGGTCATCCGTGGCGGCGTCGGCGTCTTTCAGAACACCCCCGGCGTTCAGCTCATCTCGAACGCGATCGACAATACGGGGCTTCCCTCAGCGCTACAGCAGCTCACCTGTTTTGGTTCGGCGACGCCGCGACCGAATTGGTCGGCGTATGCGGTAGACGAGGCGAACATCCCACGTACCTGCGCCGACGGCACCAGCGGGACGGTCTTCGCCAACAGCTCGCCGAACATCACACTGTTCGTCCCCGACTATCAGGCCCAGCGTTCCATTCGCGGAAACCTGCAGTGGGCCGGCGCCGTCCTCAAGAATCGCTTCATGTTCTCGGTGGACGGTACCTATTCGCGTAATCAGCGCCAGCAAGGCGGTGTGGATCTCAACTTCCCGGGCATTCAGCAGTTTACGCTGGCGAACGAACTCGGCCGACCCGTCTTTGTCACCCCCGCCGCGATCGTACCGACGACCGGTCAGGTGGCGTGGCGTCAATCGCGCGTCGCCGACGCGTTCGGCCGCGTGACCGGGCAGACGTCGACGCTCGAGTCGGAAAGCAAGCAGATCAACATGAGCTTGCGCCCTGCGGTGTTCAACTCGCACTACAACTGGAGCTTGGCGTACGTGCTGGCCGACGTGCGTGAGCAGTACCTGGGCTTCAATAGCACGGTCGGCTCACCGACTGGTACGGAATGGTCGAAGAGCGCGTTTTTCTCGCGGCATCAGATCCAGTACTCATTCAGCTACAACGCGTGGGATGCGGTGCGCATCTCGTGGAACGGCAACTTCCGCTCGGGCATCAACTACACGCCCACGATCAATCAGGACGTGAACGGCGACAGCTACGGCAACGACCGCGCGTTCATCTACGATCCGGCCACGGTCACCGATCCGGCGCTCAAGGCTGGTCTCGAGAACCTGCTGGCGACCGGCACGCGTGAAGCGGTCTCCTGTCTGCGCGGACAGCTCGGCCAGTTCGCTTCCCGCAACTCCTGCACGAGCCCGTGGACGATGCAGGGCAACCTGAACATCTCGTTCAACTCGCTCAAGATCGGATTGCCGCAGCGCGCGAACCTGAATCTGCAAATCGCCAATCCGCTCAATGGTCTCGATCGCCTGATCAACGGCGAAGCGGGACTGAAGGGGTGGGGCGCCAATCCGAGCCCGAGCGGCCAGCTGCTGTTCGTGCGCGGCTTCGATGCCACGAACAACACCTTCAAGTATGAAGTAAACGAGCGCTTCGGCTCCACACGTCCGGCGCAGACCACGCTCCGCTCCACCCCGATGTCGATCACCATGACGATGAGCATCGACGTTGGCCCGACACGCGAACAGCAGCAGCTGTTGCAGCAGCTCGATCGTGGTCGTTCGCGCGCCGGCAACAAGCCGTCGTTACAGCAGCTGCGCGGTACGGCGACGTCCGGCATCATCAACCCGATGCAGCAGCTGCTCCAGCAGTCGGATACGCTCAAGCTCACGCGCAAGCAGGCCGACAGTCTCGCCACGCTCAACCGCTACTTCGTGCTCCGGTCCGACAGCATCTGGAATCCGGTCACCAAGTTCCTCTCCGAGCTGCCCGACAAGTACAGTCACGACGACGCGTACGGCCGCTACAAGGACGCTCGTGAACAGACGGTCGACATGCTCATCAAGTTCGCCCCGGGCATCAAGAGCCTGTTGACGCCGGCGCAGATCCGGATACTCCCCGCGTCTCTGGTCGGCTTCCTCGACAAGCGCACCCTGCAGGGATTGCGGTCGGGAACGGCGGGAGGGAATCAGTTCGGTGGCGGCATGGGAGGCATGGGTCGTGGCGGTGGCGGTGGCGGCGGTGGCCGAGGAGGCAACTGA